In one Oryza glaberrima chromosome 2, OglaRS2, whole genome shotgun sequence genomic region, the following are encoded:
- the LOC127763737 gene encoding LOW QUALITY PROTEIN: monodehydroascorbate reductase 1, peroxisomal-like (The sequence of the model RefSeq protein was modified relative to this genomic sequence to represent the inferred CDS: substituted 1 base at 1 genomic stop codon), which translates to MGRAFVHVILGGGVAAGYAALEFARRGGYSRGELCIISEETVAPYERPALSKGYLLPEGAARLPGFHTCVGANDELLTAKWYKENGIELVLGTKVITADVRMKTLLTATGETISYKNLIIATGARALKLEEFGISGSDASNICYLRNLDDADKLVNVMKSCPGGNAVVIGGGYIGMECAAALVTNRIKVTMVFPESHCMARLFTPKIAEYYENYYTSKGATFVKGTVLTSFEKDSTGKVTSVILKDGKHLPADMVVVGIGIRASTGLFEGQLLMEQGGIKVNGQMLTSDGSVYAVGDVAAFPIKLFDGVIRRLEHVDSARRTARHAVAAILEPSKTKDIDYLPFFYSRVFTLSWQFYGNNTGEVVHFGDFTNSSPRFGAYWVDKSRIRGAFLEGGSREEYEAISNVVRHKAKVINIAELEKQVSFFPPLYYXQFAPYERPALSKGYLLPQDAPRLPAFHTCVGSKDELLTEEWYNEHGIVLVLGTRVISADVRQKTLLTSSGETISYKTLIVATGARAVKLEEFGVSGSDARNVCYLRNVEDADKLVGVMRSCPGGNAVVVGGGYIGMECAAALVTNNIKVTMVFPEKHCMGRLFTPKIAEFYESYYASRGVNFVKEAAVTSMQISAGKVTAVNLGNGRRLPADMVVVGVGARANTGLFDGQLVMENGGIKVNGRMQASDASVYAVGDVAAFPVKLFGGDVRRLEHVDCARRTARHAVAAMLEGTGSVGHIDYLPFFYSRVFSLSWQFYGDNAGEAVHFGDLAPPGDGDGAAPKFGAYWVRDGRVAGAFLEGGSRQEYEAVAAAVRRGAAVADVAELERRGLAFATQATGGGGKPTCAWHATVGVAAAVSIAAFACWYGWQAPYVLKRDF; encoded by the exons atggggCGGGCGTTCGTGCACGTgatcctcggcggcggcgtggccgccgGCTACGCGGCGCTCGAGttcgcccgccgcggcggctacTCCCGCGGCGAGCTCTGCATCATCTCCGAAGAGACG GTTGCTCCTTATGAACGTCCGGCACTAAGCAAAGGCTATTTACTCCCAGAAG GTGCCGCTCGTCTTCCAGGATTTCATACCTGCGTTGGTGCCAATGATGAATTACTGACAGCAAAATGGTACAAAGAAAATG GTATTGAACTTGTTCTTGGAACAAAAGTGATAACCGCTGATGTAAGGATGAAGACATTGCTTACAGCCACTGGAGAAACTATCAGCTATAAGAATCTTATCATTGCGACCGGTGCTCGG GCTTTGAAGCTGGAAGAGTTTGGAATCAGTGGATCAGATGCTTCGAACATATGTTATTTGCGCAATCTTGATGATGCGGATAAGTTAGTGAATGTGATGAAATCATGTCCTGGTGGAAATGCTGTCGTCATTGGTGGTGGCTATATAGGAATGGAGTGCGCAGCAGCATTGGTTACTAATAGGATAAAAGTAACCATGGTCTTCCCTGAAAGCCACTGCA TGGCCCGTCTATTTACACCAAAAATTGCAGAATATTATGAGAACTATTACACTTCAAAAGGTGCTACCTTTGTCAAAGGAACTGTGCTTACATCCTTTGAAAAAGATTCGACAGGGAAG GTGACTTCAGTAATCCTGAAAGATGGTAAACACCTTCCTGCCGATATGGTTGTGGTTGGTATTGGCATCCGTGCAAGCACTGGTCTTTTTGAAGGTCAGCTGTTGATGGAGCAAGGTGGGATAAAGGTAAACGGACAAATGTTAACAAGCGATGGTTCTGTATATGCCGTTGGCGATGTTGCTGCCTTCCCTATCAAGCTCTTTGATGGTGTTATACGACGGCTTGAGCATGTTGACTCAGCTCGCAGGACAGCGAGACATGCTGTTGCAGCCATCCTGGAGCCTTCAAAAACTAAGGACATCGATTACCTGCCATTCTTCTACTCCAGGGTCTTCACATTATCCTGGCAATTCTATGGGAACAATACCGGAGAAGTGGTTCACTTTGGAGACTTCACAAACAGCAGCCCAAGGTTTGGTGCCTATTGGGTTGATAAAAGCCGGATTAGGGGTGCATTTCTTGAAGGTGGAAGTCGAGAAGAATACGAGGCGATATCGAATGTTGTTCGGCATAAAGCTAAGGTTATAAACATTGCTGAACTTGAAAAGCAAG tttctttctttcccccCCTCTACTATTAACAGTTTGCTCCTTATGAGCGTCCTGCATTAAGCAAAGGCTATTTGCTCCCACAAG ACGCGCCGCGTCTACCGGCATTTCATACTTGCGTTGGTTCTAAGGATGAGTTACTTACCGAAGAATGGTACAACGAACACG GCATTGTACTTGTTCTTGGAACGAGGGTTATTTCTGCTGATGTGCGGCAGAAGACATTGCTTACATCCAGTGGGGAAACCATCAGCTATAAAACTCTTATCGTTGCCACGGGTGCTCGG GCCGTGAAGCTGGAAGAATTTGGAGTGAGCGGTTCAGATGCGAGGAACGTCTGCTATCTGCGCAATGTGGAGGATGCAGACAAATTAGTCGGTGTAATGAGATCATGTCCCGGTGGAAATGCCGTTGTCGTCGGTGGTGGATACATAGGAATGGAATGTGCAGCGGCATTGGTCACAAACAACATAAAAGTTACCATGGTCTTCCCTGAAAAACACTGCA TGGGTCGTCTTTTTACACCGAAAATTGCTGAGTTTTATGAGAGCTATTACGCTTCAAGAGGAGTTAATTTCGTCAAAGAAGCTGCGGTTACTTCCATGCAGATATCAGCTGGAAAG GTGACTGCAGTGAACTTGGGAAACGGTAGGCGGCTTCCTGCCGAcatggtcgtcgtcggcgtcggcgcccgcGCGAACACCGGGCTGTTCGACGGCCAGCTGGTCATGGAGAATGGCGGGATCAAGGTGAACGGACGGATGCAGGCGAGCGACGCCTCGGTGTACGCCGTGGGCGACGTGGCCGCGTTCCCCGTCAAGCTGTTCGGCGGCGACGTCCGCCGGCTGGAGCACGTCGACTGCGCGCGCCGGACCGCGCGGCACGCCGTCGCGGCGATGCTGGAGGGCACCGGATCGGTGGGGCACATCGACTACCTGCCATTCTTCTACTCCAGGGTCTTCTCGCTGTCGTGGCAGTTCTACGGCGACAACGCCGGGGAAGCCGTGCACTTCGGGGACCTCGCGccgcccggcgacggcgacggcgccgcccccAAGTTCGGCGCGTACTGGGTCCGCgacggccgcgtcgccggcgcgtTCCTCGAGGGCGGGAGCCGGCAGGAGTACGAGGCCGTGgcggccgccgtccgccgcgggGCCGCGGTGGCCGACGTCGCGGAGCTCGAGAGGCGAGGCCTCGCGTTCGCCACCcaggccaccggcggcggcggcaagcccaCCTGCGCATGGCACGCCACGGTGGGCGTCGCCGCGGCCGTGTccatcgccgccttcgcctGCTGGTACGGCTGGCAGGCGCCGTACGTGCTCAAGCGAGACTTCTGA
- the LOC127761486 gene encoding dof zinc finger protein DOF3.1-like, which produces MMAGASPMHICMDSDWLKGIVPEEHGMGSSSPSAELIACPRAPMQAAAAAADRRLRPQHDQPLKCPRCESTHTKFCYYNNYSLSQPRYFCKTCRRYWTKGGSLRNVPVGGGCRKNKRAPPKKAAAHAQPAVAVAAALQGRHMETGLHLSFSGMQHHLAPPPPPAATAADPLCSLGLFDWKQYDPVFAGSGGGGSPVAALESAGVSEAQFMGAGMMGIGGGGGGVAEYHALSALRYAAGLGDHLALPFGAGRAEHDAVEVKPVAAERLLSLEWCGEASRTAAPESSISSLGGLGLWSGMIGGGHHHHGSSAAI; this is translated from the exons ATGATGGCAGGAGCTTCCCCGATGCATATCTGCATGGACTCCGACTGGCTCAAG GGCATCGTCCCCGAGGAGCACGGGAtggggtcgtcgtcgccgtcggcggagCTGATCGCGTGCCCGCGGGCGCcgatgcaggcggcggcggcggcggccgaccgCCGGCTTCGCCCCCAGCACGACCAGCCGCTCAAGTGCCCGCGGTGCGAGTCGACGCACACCAAGTTCTGCTACTACAACAACTACAGCCTCTCGCAGCCGCGCTACTTCTGCAAGACGTGCCGCCGCTACTGGACCAAGGGCGGCTCGCTCCGGAAcgtccccgtcggcggcggctgccgcaaGAACAAGCGCGCGCCGCCCAAGAaggccgccgcccacgcccagcccgcggtggcggtggcggcggcgctgcaagGCCGCCACATGGAGACCGGACTCCACCTGTCCTTCTCCGGGATGCAGCATcatcttgcgccgccgccgccgccggcggccaccgcggccgACCCGCTCTGCAGCCTTGGACTATTTGACTGGAAGCAGTACGACCCCGTCTTCGCcggctccggtggcggcggctcccccgTGGCGGCGCTGGAGAGCGCTGGTGTCTCGGAGGCGCAGTTCATGGGTGCTGGCATGATgggcattggcggcggcggcggcggcgtcgcggagtACCATGCGCTGAGCGCGCTCCGGTACGCGGCAGGGCTCGGCGATCACCTGGCGCTGCCGTTCGGCGCGGGGCGGGCGGAGCACGACGCCGTCGAGGTGaagccggtggcggcggagaggctgCTGTCGCTCGAGTGGTGCGGCGAGGCGagccgcacggcggcgccggagagctCCATTAGCTCGCTGGGCGGGCTGGGACTGTGGAGCGGCATGATCGGCGGCGGGCACCATCACCATGGCTCCTCCGCTGCCATCTGA